A genomic window from Thiomonas arsenitoxydans includes:
- the lptG gene encoding LPS export ABC transporter permease LptG, with product MRTVRRFLLLHVLSAVGLVTLAFLALLFFIDMLNDLSNLGKPGFSLSGTLLHVALSMPSRAYEVLPIATLVGGVFALASLAASSEFTILRISGLSPRAALGLLLQLAAALVVTLFLLGEWLAPAAGQLSARLQAGGGSGIGTQLASGVWLRNDSDRSGNQTVNIKAINTRGDLTDIHIYVLNAQAQIAAELHAPSGQYEGGGTWMLHNVTRTELPQQTGAALKVTQLPSYRWRTSLSPSVLGVLLLSPDKMSAIDLWRYIQHLRANHQAAERYEIQLWKKLFYPFSAVVMLLLALPFAYLHTRSKGVSGKVLAGIVLGIAFILLNTLFSSLGILGTWPPAITAAMPMLLFGGLGLIVFAWQVRFR from the coding sequence ATGCGCACGGTACGCCGCTTTCTGCTGCTGCATGTGCTCAGCGCCGTGGGTCTGGTGACCCTGGCTTTTCTTGCGCTGCTGTTTTTCATCGACATGCTCAACGACCTGAGCAATTTGGGCAAACCGGGTTTCAGCCTGAGCGGCACCCTGCTGCATGTCGCGCTGAGCATGCCCAGCCGCGCCTATGAAGTCTTGCCCATCGCCACGCTGGTGGGTGGCGTGTTCGCGCTGGCCTCTTTGGCTGCGAGCAGCGAGTTCACCATTCTGCGAATTTCGGGACTGAGCCCGCGCGCGGCGCTGGGTTTGCTGCTGCAACTGGCCGCCGCGCTGGTGGTCACCTTGTTCTTGCTCGGTGAGTGGCTTGCCCCGGCAGCCGGGCAACTGTCGGCGCGGTTGCAGGCCGGGGGAGGGTCAGGCATCGGCACCCAATTGGCTTCGGGCGTTTGGCTGCGCAACGATTCAGACCGAAGCGGCAATCAGACCGTCAACATCAAAGCCATCAACACCCGAGGCGATCTCACTGACATCCACATCTATGTGCTCAATGCCCAGGCGCAGATTGCTGCCGAACTGCATGCGCCCAGTGGCCAGTACGAAGGCGGTGGCACCTGGATGCTGCACAACGTCACCCGCACCGAACTCCCGCAACAGACCGGCGCCGCCTTGAAAGTGACCCAGTTGCCGAGCTATCGCTGGCGGACCTCGCTCTCGCCTAGCGTGCTCGGAGTGCTGTTGCTGTCGCCCGACAAGATGTCGGCCATCGACCTGTGGCGCTATATCCAGCATTTGCGCGCCAATCATCAGGCGGCCGAGCGCTATGAAATCCAACTTTGGAAAAAGCTGTTCTACCCCTTCAGCGCCGTGGTGATGTTGCTGCTCGCCCTGCCCTTCGCCTACCTGCACACGCGCTCGAAAGGCGTCAGCGGCAAAGTGCTCGCGGGCATCGTGCTGGGAATCGCGTTCATCTTGCTCAACACCTTGTTTTCCAGTCTGGGCATTTTGGGAACGTGGCCACCGGCCATCACAGCAGCCATGCCCATGCTGCTTTTTGGCGGACTGGGGCTGATCGTGTTTGCCTGGCAGGTTCGGTTCCGCTAA
- a CDS encoding CysB family HTH-type transcriptional regulator — MNLHQFRFLQEAVRRKLNLTEAARALHTSQPGVSKAIIELESELGVEIFSRHGKRIRKLTEPGVEVLRSVDIILREVANLKRIGQDYAARDAGQLTVAATHTQARYKLPWVIAEFRRRMPAVQVQLLQGTPDQVAQAVREERADLGLASESLQDSPDLLTLPCYSWQHLAVVPHGHALCDRTELTLAELATFPLVTYEPTFAGRRQIDAAFAHANLQPQIVLEALDSDVLKTYVELGLGVGLIAEMAISAERDTALRALPAGHLFGQQLTRVAFKRGVLQRSFVPLFTELISPRLPRKLVEQTLRGELDGQDVFSI; from the coding sequence ATGAACTTGCACCAATTCCGTTTTCTGCAAGAGGCCGTGCGCCGCAAGCTCAACCTCACCGAGGCGGCGCGGGCGCTGCATACCTCGCAGCCCGGCGTGTCCAAGGCCATCATCGAGTTGGAGAGCGAGCTGGGGGTGGAAATTTTCAGCCGCCACGGCAAGCGCATCCGCAAACTCACCGAGCCGGGCGTCGAGGTGCTGCGCAGTGTGGACATCATTCTGCGCGAGGTCGCCAACCTCAAGCGCATCGGGCAAGACTACGCCGCGCGCGACGCGGGCCAGCTCACGGTGGCCGCCACTCACACCCAGGCCCGCTACAAACTGCCCTGGGTGATTGCCGAGTTCCGCCGACGCATGCCCGCCGTGCAGGTGCAACTGTTGCAGGGCACACCCGACCAAGTGGCGCAGGCTGTGCGCGAAGAACGCGCCGATCTGGGCCTGGCCAGTGAGTCGCTGCAAGATTCGCCCGACCTGCTCACCCTGCCCTGCTACAGCTGGCAGCATCTGGCTGTCGTGCCGCACGGGCACGCCTTGTGTGATCGCACCGAGCTCACCCTGGCCGAACTGGCCACCTTTCCGCTGGTGACGTACGAGCCCACCTTTGCCGGACGCCGTCAGATCGATGCCGCCTTCGCCCATGCCAACCTGCAACCGCAGATCGTGCTCGAAGCGCTCGATTCCGACGTGCTCAAAACCTATGTCGAACTGGGGCTGGGTGTGGGGCTGATCGCCGAAATGGCCATCTCGGCTGAACGTGACACCGCACTGCGCGCACTTCCCGCCGGGCATCTGTTCGGTCAGCAGCTCACGCGCGTGGCGTTCAAGCGCGGCGTGCTGCAACGCAGTTTCGTGCCCCTGTTCACCGAGCTGATCTCGCCCCGCCTGCCGCGCAAACTGGTGGAACAAACCCTGCGTGGTGAGCTGGACGGACAAGACGTGTTTTCCATCTGA
- a CDS encoding pyridoxal phosphate-dependent aminotransferase produces MSLQTHQTPHIASRLPQVGTTIFTVMSALAQEHGAINLGQGFPDFSCDPRLIDAVDQAMRRGANQYPPMTGVPALRQAVADKIAALHGMRYDADAEITITAGATQAIFTALLAVVHPGDEVIVLTPSYDSYLPNIALCGGVARTVPLQADFRPDFTAIAAAITPRTRALLINSPHNPSGTVWSEADMRQLEALLAPTDIVLIADEVYEHMVFDGAQHQSAARFPGLAARTFVVSSFGKTFHVTGWKVGSVAAPAALTAEFRKVHQFNVFTVNTPMQHGLAHYLADPAPYRDLPGFYQAKRDRFRAGLAGSRFELLPCSGSYFQCVRYDAISDLPDDAFCRWLTAEIGVAAIPLSAFEPDGRQRGVVRFCFAKQDATLDAALKRLAAL; encoded by the coding sequence ATGTCGCTCCAAACTCACCAAACGCCCCACATTGCCTCGCGTCTGCCGCAAGTTGGCACCACCATCTTCACCGTCATGTCGGCACTGGCGCAGGAGCATGGCGCCATCAACCTCGGCCAGGGATTTCCGGATTTTTCCTGTGACCCGCGCCTCATCGACGCGGTGGATCAGGCCATGCGCCGCGGCGCCAACCAATATCCGCCCATGACCGGCGTTCCCGCCTTGCGGCAAGCGGTGGCCGACAAGATCGCCGCGCTGCACGGTATGCGCTATGACGCCGACGCCGAAATCACCATCACCGCCGGGGCGACTCAGGCCATTTTCACGGCCCTGCTCGCCGTGGTGCATCCGGGCGATGAAGTCATTGTGCTCACGCCCAGCTACGACAGCTACCTGCCCAACATCGCCCTGTGCGGCGGCGTGGCCCGCACCGTGCCCTTGCAAGCCGACTTCCGCCCGGATTTCACCGCCATTGCCGCGGCCATCACCCCACGCACCCGTGCCTTGCTCATCAACAGTCCGCACAATCCCAGCGGCACGGTCTGGAGCGAGGCCGATATGCGCCAGCTCGAAGCGCTGCTCGCGCCCACCGACATCGTGCTGATTGCCGATGAGGTGTACGAGCACATGGTGTTCGACGGCGCACAGCATCAGAGCGCCGCGCGGTTTCCCGGCCTGGCCGCGCGTACCTTCGTGGTGTCGAGTTTCGGCAAAACCTTTCACGTCACGGGTTGGAAGGTCGGCAGCGTCGCCGCCCCGGCCGCGCTCACCGCCGAGTTCCGCAAGGTGCATCAGTTCAACGTATTCACCGTCAACACGCCCATGCAGCATGGCTTGGCCCACTATCTGGCCGACCCGGCGCCTTACCGCGATCTGCCCGGCTTCTATCAGGCCAAGCGCGACCGCTTCCGCGCCGGGCTCGCGGGCAGCCGGTTTGAACTGCTGCCCTGCAGCGGCAGCTACTTTCAGTGCGTGCGCTACGACGCCATCAGCGACCTGCCGGACGACGCCTTCTGCCGCTGGCTCACCGCCGAGATCGGCGTGGCCGCTATTCCGCTATCGGCCTTCGAGCCCGACGGACGGCAGCGCGGCGTGGTTCGTTTCTGTTTCGCCAAACAAGACGCCACACTGGACGCCGCGCTCAAACGGCTTGCTGCGCTGTAG